From Streptomyces sp. TLI_235, a single genomic window includes:
- a CDS encoding cholesterol oxidase has translation MADNGGFDYDVVVIGSGFGGSVAALRLTEKGYRVAVLEAGRRWSADSLPKNSWDLRNYLWAPALGLFGIQRIHLLSNVLVLAGAGVGGGSLNYANTLYVPPKAFFEDRQWGRITDWQDELAPYYDQAQRMLGVRLNPTVTDADTHLRATAERMGVGDTFHLAPVGVFFGDGKDADGAAKAAPGTEVADPYFGGAGPARRACTECGECMTGCRHGAKNMLIENYLYLAEQAGAEVRPLTTVVGLTEDADGGLSVTTVPTDRRRKGPRTVLRARQVVVAAGTYGTQTLLHTMRDTGALPRISAKLGFLTRTNSESLVGALTDNRRYRRKTGAPRADFSRGVAITSSVHPNENTHIEPVRYGKGSNAMGLMTILQFPHRRSNLLSYLATTVRHPVLSARNLSKYRWSERTIIGLVMQSLDNSLTTFRKPKGLGRGLLTAKQGHGAPNPEHIPEGEEAARILAEEINGFAGTNIGELMRMPMTAHFLGGCPIGEDAEHGVIDPYHRLYGHPGIHVVDGAAVSANLGVNPSLTITAQAERAMSLWPNKDEADPRPAQGEGYRRVAAVEPKLPAVPAGAFGALRLPLLPVPVVPARETRD, from the coding sequence ATGGCGGACAACGGCGGATTCGACTACGACGTGGTGGTGATCGGCTCGGGTTTCGGCGGCTCGGTCGCCGCCCTGCGCCTCACCGAGAAGGGCTACCGGGTCGCCGTCCTGGAGGCGGGCCGCCGCTGGTCGGCCGACAGCCTGCCGAAGAACTCCTGGGACCTGCGCAACTACCTGTGGGCGCCCGCCCTCGGTCTGTTCGGCATCCAGCGGATCCACCTGCTGAGCAACGTGCTGGTGCTGGCCGGCGCGGGCGTCGGCGGCGGCTCGCTCAACTACGCCAACACGCTGTACGTGCCGCCGAAGGCCTTCTTCGAGGACCGCCAGTGGGGGCGGATCACCGACTGGCAGGACGAGCTCGCGCCCTACTACGACCAGGCGCAGCGGATGCTCGGTGTCCGGCTCAACCCCACCGTCACCGACGCCGACACCCACCTGCGGGCGACCGCCGAGCGGATGGGCGTCGGCGACACCTTCCACCTGGCGCCGGTCGGCGTGTTCTTCGGCGACGGCAAGGACGCGGACGGCGCCGCGAAGGCCGCGCCCGGCACCGAGGTCGCGGACCCGTACTTCGGCGGCGCGGGCCCGGCCCGGCGCGCCTGCACCGAGTGCGGCGAGTGCATGACCGGCTGCCGGCACGGCGCCAAGAACATGCTGATCGAGAACTACCTCTACCTGGCCGAGCAGGCCGGCGCCGAGGTGCGGCCGCTGACCACGGTGGTCGGCCTCACCGAGGACGCCGACGGCGGCCTGTCCGTGACCACGGTGCCCACCGACCGGCGCCGCAAGGGCCCGCGCACCGTGCTGCGGGCCCGCCAGGTGGTGGTCGCGGCCGGCACCTACGGCACCCAGACGCTGCTGCACACCATGCGGGACACCGGCGCGCTGCCGAGGATCTCCGCGAAGCTGGGCTTCCTGACCCGCACCAACTCGGAGTCGCTGGTCGGCGCGCTCACCGACAACCGCCGCTACCGGCGCAAGACGGGTGCGCCCAGGGCGGACTTCAGCCGCGGTGTGGCGATCACGTCCTCGGTCCACCCGAACGAGAACACCCACATCGAGCCGGTCCGCTACGGCAAGGGCTCGAACGCGATGGGCCTGATGACCATCCTGCAGTTCCCGCACCGCCGCTCCAACCTGCTGTCCTACCTGGCCACCACCGTCCGCCACCCGGTGCTGTCGGCCCGCAACCTGTCCAAGTACCGCTGGTCGGAGCGGACGATCATCGGCCTGGTCATGCAGTCGCTGGACAACTCGCTGACCACCTTCCGCAAGCCCAAGGGCCTCGGCCGCGGCCTGCTCACCGCCAAGCAGGGCCACGGCGCGCCCAACCCGGAGCACATCCCGGAGGGCGAGGAGGCGGCGCGGATCCTCGCCGAGGAGATCAACGGCTTCGCCGGCACCAACATCGGCGAGCTGATGCGGATGCCGATGACCGCGCACTTCCTCGGCGGCTGCCCGATCGGCGAGGACGCCGAGCACGGCGTCATCGACCCGTACCACCGGCTGTACGGGCACCCCGGCATCCACGTGGTGGACGGCGCCGCGGTCTCCGCCAACCTGGGCGTCAACCCGTCGCTGACGATCACGGCGCAGGCCGAGCGGGCGATGTCGCTGTGGCCGAACAAGGACGAGGCGGACCCGCGGCCCGCGCAGGGCGAGGGCTACCGCCGGGTGGCCGCGGTCGAGCCCAAGCTGCCGGCGGTGCCCGCCGGTGCGTTCGGCGCCCTGCGGCTGCCGCTGCTGCCCGTGCCGGTGGTTCCCGCCCGCGAGACCCGGGACTGA
- a CDS encoding succinate-semialdehyde dehydrogenase/glutarate-semialdehyde dehydrogenase: MTDTTADAQARSTGEAGRNPAAPGGARTPATVVTPALVERLARGITAGEGAARVTTAAPLTGEPLADLPQSSPADVEEAYRRARRAQRAWAALPVRRRAAVLLRFHDLLLARQDEVLDLVQAETGKTRLHAFEEVLAAASAARHYGRKAPSYLRDRRRGGALPVLTHTLEGRRPKGVIGQISPWNYPLELSVSDALPAFAAGNAVVNKPDTQTALTALWARELLVEAGLPADVWQIVVGDGPVVGPAVVEHADYVSFTGSTRTGRQVAQQAAGRLVGASLELGGKNALLVLADADLDRAAEGAVRACFSSAGQLCISIERLLVHRSVADEFLARFTARTRALRLGGGLAYGADMGSLVSERQLETVTRHVEEAVKAGATVLAGGRPRPDLGPLFYEPTVLDGVTPGMSVCTEETFGPVVSVYRFDTEDEAVEIANSTPYGLNSSVWTKDARRGRAVAARLHTGTVNVNEAYAAAYGSVASPMGGMGDSGLGRRHGAEGILRFTEAQTVSTQRLLPIGPSHGLDDERFAALLTTGLKALKAFGFR; this comes from the coding sequence ATGACGGACACCACGGCAGACGCACAGGCCCGGTCCACCGGCGAGGCCGGACGCAACCCCGCGGCCCCCGGCGGCGCCCGCACGCCCGCCACGGTCGTCACGCCCGCCCTGGTCGAACGGCTCGCCCGCGGCATCACCGCCGGCGAGGGCGCCGCGCGGGTCACCACCGCGGCCCCGCTCACCGGCGAACCGCTGGCCGACCTGCCGCAGTCCTCCCCGGCCGACGTCGAGGAGGCCTACCGGCGCGCCCGCCGCGCCCAGCGGGCCTGGGCCGCGCTGCCCGTCCGCCGCCGCGCCGCCGTCCTGCTGCGCTTCCACGACCTGCTGCTGGCCCGGCAGGACGAGGTGCTCGACCTCGTCCAGGCCGAGACCGGCAAGACCCGTCTGCACGCCTTCGAAGAGGTGCTGGCCGCCGCCTCCGCCGCCCGCCACTACGGCCGCAAGGCGCCCTCCTACCTGCGCGACCGCCGCCGCGGCGGCGCCCTGCCGGTGCTCACCCACACCCTGGAGGGCCGCCGCCCCAAGGGCGTGATCGGCCAGATCTCGCCCTGGAACTACCCGCTGGAGCTCTCCGTCAGCGACGCGCTGCCCGCCTTCGCGGCCGGCAACGCCGTGGTCAACAAGCCGGACACGCAGACCGCGCTCACCGCGCTGTGGGCCCGCGAACTCCTCGTCGAGGCCGGCCTGCCCGCCGACGTCTGGCAGATCGTGGTCGGCGACGGCCCGGTGGTCGGCCCGGCCGTGGTCGAGCACGCCGACTACGTCTCCTTCACCGGCTCCACCCGCACCGGCCGCCAAGTCGCCCAGCAGGCCGCCGGCCGACTGGTCGGCGCCTCCCTGGAGCTCGGCGGCAAGAACGCGCTGCTCGTCCTCGCCGACGCCGACCTCGACCGGGCCGCCGAGGGTGCCGTCCGCGCCTGCTTCTCCTCCGCCGGTCAGCTGTGCATCTCCATCGAGCGGCTGCTGGTGCACCGCTCCGTCGCCGACGAGTTCCTCGCCCGCTTCACCGCCCGCACCCGGGCGCTGCGCCTCGGCGGCGGCCTCGCCTACGGCGCGGACATGGGCTCGCTGGTCTCCGAGCGGCAGTTGGAGACCGTCACCCGGCACGTCGAGGAGGCCGTCAAGGCCGGCGCCACCGTCCTGGCCGGCGGCCGCCCCCGGCCCGACCTCGGCCCGCTCTTCTACGAGCCCACCGTGCTCGACGGCGTCACCCCGGGCATGTCGGTCTGCACCGAGGAGACCTTCGGCCCGGTCGTCTCCGTGTACCGCTTCGACACCGAGGACGAGGCCGTCGAGATCGCCAACTCCACCCCGTACGGCCTGAACTCCAGCGTGTGGACGAAGGACGCCCGGCGCGGCCGCGCCGTCGCCGCCCGGCTGCACACCGGCACCGTCAACGTCAACGAGGCCTACGCCGCCGCCTACGGCTCGGTGGCCTCCCCGATGGGCGGCATGGGCGACTCGGGCCTCGGCCGCCGGCACGGCGCCGAGGGCATCCTGCGCTTCACCGAGGCGCAGACCGTCTCCACCCAGCGGCTGCTGCCGATCGGCCCCTCGCACGGGCTGGACGACGAGCGGTTCGCGGCGCTGCTCACCACCGGGCTCAAGGCGCTCAAGGCGTTCGGCTTCCGGTAG